From a region of the Arachis ipaensis cultivar K30076 chromosome B09, Araip1.1, whole genome shotgun sequence genome:
- the LOC107617099 gene encoding uncharacterized protein LOC107617099 isoform X1, whose amino-acid sequence MSDHDQPQDDQPAGPTYVCAHCENVKFSQKLDLEVHCRESHFRFKFTCQRCGNRFETGPSRVQHINEVKIFFQFFVSFQILSKTWFFSACPGKVLYKDRKVRLRNRITIAAIDLCTVESEIEGLKLGPSLQNLEPAWQIGECVARWWRPNFKTYMYSYCPPHITKSKECRVLYMVHLSDRGYFEVPGDLALLAVPMFQLCDNVQKYGSINSSIPQQLSRFEFRMINN is encoded by the exons ATGTCGGATCATGATCAACCGCAAGATGATCAACCTGCAGGGCCAACCTATGTGTGCGCGCATTGTGAAAACGTGAAGTTCAGTCAGAAGTTGGATTTGGAAGTCCACTGCCGAGAATCGCATTTCAGGTTCAAATTCACATGCCAAAGATGTGGCAACAGATTCGAAACAGGGCCCTCGCGGGTTCAGCACATCAATGAGGTAaagattttttttcaattctttgttTCCTTTCAGATACTAAGCAAAACTTGGTTTTTTAGTGCCTGCCCTGGAAAGGTTTTATACAAAGATCGCAAAGTAAGGCTAAGAAACAGGATTACTATCGCCGCCATTGATCTCTGTACAGTTGAGAGTG AAATTGAGGGATTGAAGCTCGGTCCTAGTTTGCAAAATCTTGAGCCTGCCTGGCAG ATAGGTGAATGTGTGGCAAGATGGTGGAGACCGAACTTCAAAACCTATATGTATTCATACTGTCCTCCTCACATAACAAAATCAAAG GAGTGCAGAGTGCTTTACATGGTCCATTTATCTGATAGGGGATACTTTGAGGTGCCGGGAGATCTAGCACTTCTTGCTGTTCCAATGTTTCAACTGTGTGACAATGTTCAG AAATATGGTTCCATTAATTCCAGCATTCCTCAGCAGCTTTCCAGATTCGAGTTTAGAATGATCAACAACTAA
- the LOC107617099 gene encoding pre-mRNA cleavage factor Im 25 kDa subunit 2-like isoform X2, whose product MSACPGKVLYKDRKVRLRNRITIAAIDLCTVESEIEGLKLGPSLQNLEPAWQIGECVARWWRPNFKTYMYSYCPPHITKSKECRVLYMVHLSDRGYFEVPGDLALLAVPMFQLCDNVQKYGSINSSIPQQLSRFEFRMINN is encoded by the exons ATGAG TGCCTGCCCTGGAAAGGTTTTATACAAAGATCGCAAAGTAAGGCTAAGAAACAGGATTACTATCGCCGCCATTGATCTCTGTACAGTTGAGAGTG AAATTGAGGGATTGAAGCTCGGTCCTAGTTTGCAAAATCTTGAGCCTGCCTGGCAG ATAGGTGAATGTGTGGCAAGATGGTGGAGACCGAACTTCAAAACCTATATGTATTCATACTGTCCTCCTCACATAACAAAATCAAAG GAGTGCAGAGTGCTTTACATGGTCCATTTATCTGATAGGGGATACTTTGAGGTGCCGGGAGATCTAGCACTTCTTGCTGTTCCAATGTTTCAACTGTGTGACAATGTTCAG AAATATGGTTCCATTAATTCCAGCATTCCTCAGCAGCTTTCCAGATTCGAGTTTAGAATGATCAACAACTAA
- the LOC107615317 gene encoding protein MAIN-LIKE 1-like: MRLDERYVPYLQMAGLYHLARLNDRWFRLDEPLVSAFIERWRLETHTFHMPFGECTITLQDVAYQLGLPMDGHYVSGCLTDFHLYIEGGRPAWTWFHELLGVLPPENQIQKFAVNCTWFQETFGECPVGADEETVRRFARAYIMMLLGTQLFADKSGNRIHIRWLPYVARLEQMGGYSWGSAALAWLYRCMCRVANRHVVKLAGPL, encoded by the coding sequence ATGCGTCTTGATGAGCggtacgttccgtacttgcagatggctgGCTTGTACCATCTTGCAAGGCTGAACGACAGATGGTTCCGACTAGACGAGCCTCTAGTCAGTGCATTCATCGAGAGGTGGCGGCTTGAGACGCACACCTTCCACATGCCTTTTGGAGAGTGTACCATCACGCTTCAGGACGTCGCATACCAGCTGGGGTTGCCCATGGACGGTCATTACGTTAGTGGTTGTCTGACAGACTTCCACCTATACATTGAGGGTGGGAGGCCGGCTTGGACGTGGTTCCATGAGTTGCTCGGTGTCTTACCTCCTGAAAACCAAATTCAGAAATTCGCGGTGAACTGCACATGGTTTCAGGAGACATTTGGGGAGTGTCCCGTGGGGGCTGACGAGGAGACAGTTAGGCGCTTTGCCcgtgcctatatcatgatgttgttggggaCGCAGCTGTTTGCAGACAAGTCTGGCAACCGTATACACATAAGATGGTTACCATATGTTGCTAGACTTGAGCAGATGGGTGGCTACAGTTGGGGCTCGGCGGCACTGGCCTGGCTTTACCGATGTATGTGCCGAGTCGCCAACAGACATGTCGTGAAGTTAGCCGGGCCGTTATAG